The Amphiura filiformis chromosome 6, Afil_fr2py, whole genome shotgun sequence genome segment ttttatatttgccTTAAAAATCCAGTACAATAAAAATATAGTATTTAAGCCGAGTCGGCAAATTGTTGTACGCTACAAGTGATAAAACAAACTTTGAGAATTTATGCAAGACCCAGATATACGCCCTCACTTTCTGCGTTTCCTTAATTTGTGGGTGACGTCAGTATCGTTTCGCACAGGCACAAATCTTCATCGCATTTATGTACATTATCTTCCTATTATTATCATCACTATCAACAATAAGCAGTCAGATTTAGTTCAGAGGAAGTAGTTGCATTATGAGGACGGACGCCTGTGCGTAATTGTGCGAGTTCGTGCGAGTCTAAAGTGCACTCGATCAATACAATAGATTTGGCCACGATTTCCGCATACATGAATATCATATCACTATAATTTGTCCCTATGAAATGCCATTCGCGATTCGCCGAGTGAGGGAATAGTAACAATGGCAAAAACGGGTTTGAACTCCTAAATATTTGACAATGTTAATATATATATtcattaaaatacaaaaaggGCAGGTCATAGTTATAAGGGGTTCCAGGTATCCAGGAATTGAAACGAATTCTCTCATCAAAGACAATTGTCTCAAATTAATTTTACACCATTGGGGATCCTGGAATTTGTGGAAGTTCTTAAATCAAAGTTTGTAATCTACCTTTTAAAgaattgttttattatgttaGTAATTATAGTATTTAGAAACTGTTACTTAACGTTATTAGTTACCGTGTATTATAGGGAGATAACATGTAGtatattattaaaattgtatttgGAATATATTGTAGGTACTAACGTGCTTAAAGCCTTTTTTCACGTACTTATATACATAACAGTGGTGAAAAAAGACCAAGTCACACAAATCTTATAAAAAGAGGTCATCTTAATGTTAGTTTTACACATAAGATGCGTGACTTGTGCACTTTACCAAAATGTACTATTTAGGACAAGAATCACATGGTGCTATTCCCCCTCCCACATTGTAGCTTAGCAACTTAGACGAGCAAATTCTGAAATGTTTCAGGAAATAATTTATCAAGTTGGGGAtagaataaatataaataaaataaccgTAATGTCAAAACAACTCGAAGGTGGTATTAAAAAACAAGCATCTTTGAGAAGTTATATATGTGATAAAAGTTGTCCCCTTCCCTTTTTCATAAATTGTTTCGTTGTCTTAATATAGATTGTTCTGTTGTCTtaagtgcaacttttaaccgCTATTAATGGTTTGCAGTAGGATGTATAGAACACACATGAAAGGTTACATGTCAGAGGTTGTAGCTCCATGTAACTTGGCTTTTATTCTTAATTATACGATACGGATGAGAATTAaacctagtttcattttataAAGTGCAATAATGGACATATTTTACTTTACGTAAGGTCATCAGTAAATTCACCATTTAACGCTATCTTGATTCATCATTAATAACATTGCTAGTAATCGCAAGCTTTATGCTTTTCCCGGTATAAGTTTCCTGGATACCTTTTGCTCGTATATCGTTATGAGTTTGACAGAGTGCCGTATCTGGATTCGTCTCTTTTTCGTCTCTGTTATGCTTGAATTCTCTTGAATTAGCGAACAGGGCATAGACCGCGCGGCGCTAACCTTGATCAACGCTGTGTGCCACCCTGTTTCATTTACATATCACGCTGAATCAGCGTTCAAAAAATGATATACTGCCCTCTTGCTCTAAAGCATTCTGCCAAACTCATAACGAGATGTCGTCCTTTAAattcacgccgatctgcgccgatgcgcccATCGTTTAGCGGacgtcgttactgcgcattgcaagtcggcgtgacgacAAATGGCGACATCTctggtgtactcgcaaaggcttatgagatttaccgaaaaggtcactACTCTCCCCACAAGATGGACACGACTTCCGTTCCGGTGGGCTATTGTATAGAGTAAATGGTTTTCGAGACGAATAAAGAAATTTATATCCACTTTCTTTACTTTAAGTATTATTgctgcgaaaaaaaaaaaaaaacgctgaATAGATATTAGTTTAAGAAACACCATAGTTAATTATCCAAAACAGTAAACTTAAGTATATTATGTACGCAAATTAAGTGctgttataccctttatatccATTTTTGTAGTTATTGTAATTTATGTACGTTAACAACAATTTTCCGCCCAACACAATTGTATTTACTTTCACTCTGTATATAGACTGTTTTCCGAAATTTCCAAAGATATGATTAAAATTGCGCTGTAACATATGTTAGAAACAGAATATAGTGGAAATTTGTAATAAATTGTACAAAGAATGTAAAGTCAACTAAAATAATTTAAGCAATATTCTATCTCAAATATATGTCAATGATGAACAAAGATTCGATCGTGTGCTtgtaaatgtcaaaaaaaatccATACTTATAGCGAAGTAAATTAAACAAACTATAAAGAGATGTTTAAGAAAGTGAAACCTTTGTGAATTTgtcttttttaataaaaataaccaGGCAAAATAAATTTGTCGGTTAATGTCGAAATTCGCCAGATATGAAGGAATCTTGCTTCACATTCTTCTTAATGATTAAGCAACATATGCTTGATATTGATATACTAATGAGACACAACAACATAATTCTCAATCTTATGTCCATATTCAAGGATTCAGAATCTTTTAAAAATGATGAACTTGAGGCTTATACCGACATCGATAACAACACCGCCAGTGGAAGCACCCAACATAACTGCAACACCCACAGAATGTCAGTGTCTTATTCTGACTCAGCAACAAACGAATCATTCTCGATAATAATAAATTCATGTGTTCAGCCAAAATTATACCGGATtcgaattaagaaataaagggtaatgtagtatcctttacacccaataGTTCATAAGTCTGTTCAAACAATTAAAGTACACATAATAGACAAGGTCACTAATCTGTTATCATGTTATCTTATTAAATCTTTCAACGTCAAGCATACCCAAATATGCTTGGGTCATCATCAGACaacctaatttatttatttattattttatttatttatttatttgtattttttaattcgattcattcatttgtttattgatatttttttaaaatttaattaattaatttgtatttatttgtttatttatttatttgttcatttacttatttatttgtttatttacttatttatttatcaacttaCTTTCCACCACAATAGAAAACATGAAACGAGCAACtagaaagaaaagaaacaggAGAAACTAAGAGCAAAACAGTCTGCCCGTTTAGCAAACTAAGCAAAATTAAATGGACATGAACTACACACCATATAATATCGTATTCTTTGACATATTTTAGTATAGAATTAGAAAACAGAGAAACACTTAATCACTTCTACCTCATTTAATTTTAGGTGAAGCTGgtttaatgaaaataaaatacaacAGCCAGTTGAAATTATAATAAATGGGTCATTAGTCACAGACAACGAACGTGTAAAGAAATTAGATTTCACTTAGACTTAACTGTCACATCGCGTGCATCAAAATCTTATTAAAGTAAAGCTTCTTTGTTTTTAAGATATTAAAATCACTAAGCGTATAGTTTTATATACGGCGCAATGCACACGCTTCTGGTATATAAACTATGCCCAAGGAATTTGTATCAGCAAAAGAATATTCAGAATATTCAACAAGTCCAGCGAAAATTGATCTCTGTGAGTCTTCTAAGCTATATACCATATCCCccatgatgtggcagtgacgtcactcGCGCATCTATACGGcatctttaagcgcgtgcgtgtgtAGTACACCAGCGCTGTGAGCAAACGCTAGTGATTTTAGACTGTGCCCAAAGAAATGGCtgctgacgtcactgccatatcagggtgaaaaatcGTATAGTCAAGAAATGTATACAATAACCGAGTGAGAGCAAGACCTAACTTTACATACACCCATCCCTCAACGCATCAGACAAACATTAAAATGCACACGCCCACAGAATTTTCACCGCAACATACCGGTCTCAAAATACAGACTGGTAAAAATTACATTGACCAATTGAGTTCCTAACTATGACTAAAAGATAAATAGAGCCATGTGATCGAAATAATTTCCTCTAGCGAGGGGTAGAGGTTAAAATGTCAATATACCCCTCTCTCGAAATGGGAAAGTTTAgccattgttttgtattgtatctttaaaagcaaTGATGATGAGTACATGAGTTATATATAATAGATAAGTTGAATTCTGActtcattgcctggcagtatgcgaacAAATCATCACAATTCCCATCGTTTCTTGCCCGCCacatcaaaataaagctattgAAAAGTGTAGTAGCTGTATGCCGTTGGCTCaggcatatcgatataccagttccCTGCATTTGTTTATagacattgaggtcaactcatctatagaccacttgacatcattgtttgtcTACAAATGGGAGGTAcagtctatcgatatgcttgaacgaaccgctacactgttcaatggctatcttttactatatgaaatgtggtgtgcgatttaaaatgcacgtgtcctgagcaaactacgattcGTACGCACACTGTagagcaaagaacaatggaaattgtcagaAAGAAGTGATGCAAACAATCTAACTATATAGCACAGCAGATTTGTAATTTTGTTGTCCACCACAACAACTTACcttatgtttatgtttttaaatcATCAACTTTCTCAAAAATTTTGAATTAATACCTTATACTATTTTTATACCTTAGAatattaaaaattttgatcaaaattgaaaaagGGCAAATTTTGATCcctttttaccaatatttttaaaacaaagagcaaattctaaaatttgaaaaagttgTAACTAGTTTTGTGGCTTGAGAATATAAACATGTTGTTTTCGTTGTGCTTGattgattccttgcatcatttcctctCTTAAAATACACACTTGTACGTACTATATCGTCATTACTTTTAATGATGCAATCCAAAACATTATATTTCACAGTTAGTGTAATCCTTCCGGCCTGCCCCCTTAATAAATCATTTGTTACTTAGAAACTATTAAGTATGTTTATTAAACCCAAGCCGCGTCTTCCCCACTTTTATTTTTGCCTTTCTTCTTTTTACTCTTTTTCTGTTCTTCATTTTTGTGTGGTTTGTTTTTCTTATGTAAGATATTTCTAAGACTTTTAGCCATGAAATATGGTTTCTCTTCTGACCCGTCATGTCTTTCAAGATCttcaagaaaacaaagaaaaagggTGTCCACACCCATATCATATACTCCAAAAAATGCCGCAGCAATTACATATGATGATAGGCCTACCACTAAAATCGGTACCCAGAGATAGTGAACATCTGCTAGACCAAAGAATTGATTTTCTGACGATGATGACCACGAAAAGAAATAAAATGCTCCTATAGACATCCCAAGACTTATCGTCAACTTgaagataaataatataaaacttGTAATGCTGTTGAGAACGGCAACGCGAAGAATATTTCGCATTAGCAGGAAGAATGCATTTTTCGCAGCTGAGCAGAAATTATATCCATATACTGCAATCTCGATATAGGCGTTTCTATTTATGAATCGCATGAACTTTTCTAGACACCAAAAGAAGCATTTACAACAGCAAAAGATGAAGCGTGTGATTGGGTTGCTTTTGGCTTGGACCTTTTCCTCAACGTATTCAAGGAGTGTACGGATAATCTGTATGACGGCGATGATAAACGATCCAAATGCCAGGGATCCCAAGTGGAATGCTACAGATCTCCATAGGGAAGCTATAACTGGTAGCATAGGAATATCTTTAGGCTTCTCTCGGGCCCAGTAATAAGAAGCATATGCACCAGCAAGTGTCATCTCTCCAAGAGCTATGATGAAGTTAGTGACCCAATAAAGTGCCACCACCATGTAAAGTTGCAGGTAAATAGTATATTCTGGAAGTCCAAAGGTTTCGAATTCACACAAAGCAGGAAAGTTACTGTTTGAATTCCATTGCATAATATCACAAAATGTTCCATTCTCAAAATCGGAATCATCCGGCGCGTTGACTACAATGTACTTTGTCTGTCCACTTGAAGCAAGATATACAGCAACGAACGCCCAAAAGGAAATAAACGCAAGCTGTAACGTAAATGGAATAATTGGCCAAAATAGTGTAGACAGCATCATACCCAAGGCTTGGCTAGCTTCTTCAATAAGTGCTGTAGCTATTCGGATTCTTGTGAATAAGATGAAAACTAATAGTAAAACTATTGCTGCTAAAACACAAAGAGTGATGAAGAATCCTAACCACACGTTGGAAATCCGCAGATAGCTATCCACATTGAGCAAATTGAACTCCATACTTTGAACCTCTGAAGGTACACACTCTTCCCTTGGTATATCATAGCATCTCCACTTGTCGAAGGTATAGTAAATACCCCATGTAAATATGCCGATGAGTGCCGCAATGGTTCCCCAAACAATGACAGATGCGATCCATTGTAGGAGCATAAGAAGGAAGAATGATCCAAGCATTGCAATAACCATACCGATTACAAGGTAAGGCCAAGTCTTGTGGAAATCGTCCACCAGGTTGGCGATCTGTACacaaaacaaagaagttgttgaaTATGATGAATAGTAAAGATGAAACAATAAAAGGAGGAGGAGCTCATCAGAGAGAGGCATCAACCATCGCGGTAAATGATATTAAAGATGCGTTTTCCTTTACAAATTATTGCCAATCTGATACTCCTCCTGTTTTTATATAATTGTGATTTATTCTATGCTTTACATGTAATTACCACTTTTATGGTATATTAGCAAGTTTGCACAAAGTAAAATCATCGGAAAATAGTTAAGTTTGCACCGATTCATGTAGACAAGCTACATATAGAGGGTATCCGTGtcctataagctgcatatcctatcaacgactgctataccatgtttaggactttcaaaagaagtatctgcatgtgcaaccatgactgtttcaaactaaCCCGCAAAAGTCATGcatgtaactccgaggtcgtgcgttgaattagtttgaatgaggaatactgcgggaaccagcgccttttgttagaagtcacacatgagtgaagtggataacctctattgttattTTCTTCTTACCTGCTCAGACTCCATAAAAATCTGTAAGATCTTCCCCAAAGCGCTGATATTTTCTTCAGTGATATTTCTTCCATTAGGTGATGTGCCATTTAAACCAGATTCAGCAAATGTCAAAAACGTTGGCATACATCTTCCTCCTATGGGTATACTACTGACATAATAGGCAGCACATTCCTTGTGCATCAGAAGATCTACAATCTTTCTACCTTTGACATTAACTTCATACTCGGGGTCTACTCCATAAAGGCATATAAAGTCCTCCCAATTGACTCCTCCAACTGGAGGTCTTTGATACACTTGCAAAGGATACCTGGTGTATATCGTGAACGTTTCCTGCGGACAAGTCTTCAAGCAAACCTGTGGTGTTGGGCAACTCAAAGTGAGAACAACCGACAACGAAAGACAGTCAAGATAGTCGAAATATAAAGAGTACGGTTTGTTCTTAACTTCTTGACTCATATTGCATATATTGCCTTTGTAGTCAGAAGGATAGATGATGGTGTGCGGGTTGCCTCTTGTGAATGCAAAACACGCGATAAGAACAACACCAGTAAGGAAAGTAGCGAAGAGAATACAACAAGGGACATCTGTACAACTTCTGTTTCGTATTGGTCCTTTGAAGTTGGGATCGTGCGATTTTGGAATTCCGTATTTCCTTTCCATATGGGAAGCATTTGATCCGTTAGAGTCAGATCGTTTCCTCTCTTTCTTCTTTCCCATTTTTGTATTCAAGCACAACGATCTCACATTATAATTATGAAGCCGGACGGAGCATTTAGCAGCTTTTTCTATGGAGTTTACTTGTCTTTTTTGCAGCACGTAGCCACCCAGACATAATATCAATAACTTGAAGTTCATGCAACCACTTCTGTATTTGTGGACTTAGGCTATTTGACCTCTAACTTATATATACATATTACGATTGGTATGTTTGCTGACCTTGATGGTAAATAGATATACGCTTATCAGTTAATCATTAACTTAGACGTCATAAATATAATATCATCTATTCATTGTTTGGATTGAAATCAAAAGAAAAACATAATATGCATACAACATTTTGAACACAAGAATATTTTTCCTGGACTAAGAAATAAAGGCATAGATCAGGTGAATTTTATAATGCATTAATGCCATAGCATAACAAtaccattttcatttcttttcctttcctcaTACTTGTTTCTTTTTCCATTCTTTGTCTTTCATTGGAAATTTAGAATTTCTTTACTCTTCTTTTTTCACTTACTTTTTATCGTTCTTACATGCTTATTTCTAGTGCCtgctatttcttttctttctctctttttctatTTCTATCTTTATTTAGTGTTTTTTCTGTTCTTCTCTACGGAACCATTTTTCATTTACTTCATTTTTTTCTGGTGAAGAATATTTTAAGAAAGAAATGAGGTTATCGATCAAATAATGGAAAAGGCGACATATCCctggcacatcgtcatcatccctatatcttcgtgtcaaaaattgccgtgatagtacagcgaatcctctcgtttttcaacagctacgcatggcgattttgttcgagataggccgagcgactcaggctaagcataccatgactatcatatgagatactacagagtttctatattctacacattattacgatttgtgcatgctctagtaccccatatgatgtttctattacaagaaaaatcgatttgttttcaggtaaaaccagggttttgtttccagtacactaactcgaaaagcaatacactaattagcggggccttgcagcttgctgtgggtatcttttactgcattttataagtaaagattttgaaatc includes the following:
- the LOC140154399 gene encoding choline transporter-like protein 4: MGKKKERKRSDSNGSNASHMERKYGIPKSHDPNFKGPIRNRSCTDVPCCILFATFLTGVVLIACFAFTRGNPHTIIYPSDYKGNICNMSQEVKNKPYSLYFDYLDCLSLSVVLTLSCPTPQVCLKTCPQETFTIYTRYPLQVYQRPPVGGVNWEDFICLYGVDPEYEVNVKGRKIVDLLMHKECAAYYVSSIPIGGRCMPTFLTFAESGLNGTSPNGRNITEENISALGKILQIFMESEQIANLVDDFHKTWPYLVIGMVIAMLGSFFLLMLLQWIASVIVWGTIAALIGIFTWGIYYTFDKWRCYDIPREECVPSEVQSMEFNLLNVDSYLRISNVWLGFFITLCVLAAIVLLLVFILFTRIRIATALIEEASQALGMMLSTLFWPIIPFTLQLAFISFWAFVAVYLASSGQTKYIVVNAPDDSDFENGTFCDIMQWNSNSNFPALCEFETFGLPEYTIYLQLYMVVALYWVTNFIIALGEMTLAGAYASYYWAREKPKDIPMLPVIASLWRSVAFHLGSLAFGSFIIAVIQIIRTLLEYVEEKVQAKSNPITRFIFCCCKCFFWCLEKFMRFINRNAYIEIAVYGYNFCSAAKNAFFLLMRNILRVAVLNSITSFILFIFKLTISLGMSIGAFYFFSWSSSSENQFFGLADVHYLWVPILVVGLSSYVIAAAFFGVYDMGVDTLFLCFLEDLERHDGSEEKPYFMAKSLRNILHKKNKPHKNEEQKKSKKKKGKNKSGEDAAWV